The following proteins are co-located in the Desulfovibrio inopinatus DSM 10711 genome:
- a CDS encoding ComF family protein, whose amino-acid sequence MRDHILRFKFAGDFASGRLLAHCMINAWLTRKLPEKPNVLVPIPLHPTRLRQRGFNQSLELCRHLRSALQLPISSSAIRRIRQTTPQSQLSASQRHTNLINAFQTNPNRVVRKIVLLIDDVATTNSTLEEAAQALLRAGATRVLALVAAKAQ is encoded by the coding sequence ATGCGAGATCATATTCTTCGTTTCAAATTTGCAGGCGATTTCGCTTCCGGACGGCTCTTGGCACACTGCATGATAAACGCTTGGCTAACCCGTAAACTGCCCGAAAAACCGAACGTACTGGTTCCGATTCCGCTCCATCCAACCCGATTACGACAACGCGGCTTCAACCAAAGCTTGGAACTTTGCCGCCACCTGCGCTCAGCACTTCAACTGCCTATCAGCTCATCCGCTATTCGTCGTATCCGTCAAACCACACCACAATCGCAACTCTCCGCATCGCAACGCCATACAAATCTTATCAATGCCTTTCAAACAAATCCCAATCGTGTTGTTCGGAAAATCGTTTTACTCATCGACGACGTTGCAACAACCAACTCGACCTTGGAGGAAGCAGCTCAAGCTCTTCTCCGCGCTGGTGCGACTCGGGTTTTGGCGTTAGTTGCAGCCAAAGCACAATAG